The following proteins are co-located in the Paludibaculum fermentans genome:
- a CDS encoding S10 family peptidase encodes MSRQYLPTTATPWITSGLLLTLLLNPAFAQERTTRAQAQPGTSTSEPATAPIPKETSSVTRHQLDLGGKTLKYTATAGTLHIPGADETPYGSIFFVAYTLDDAEPARRPVTFLYNGGPGSASIWLHMGSVGPVRVITASPEATGAGPYDVVPNEYSLLDHTDLVFIDAPLSGYSRAVGKGAAKDFAGVDQDVTAFNKFIKRWISVNHRWNSPHFLFGESYGTTRSAALVNSLENDGVSVNGVILLSSVLNYFNRSPGILNQYIGNLPTYAATAWYFKKVPHKGTEKDFIEAARVFARGEYAEALAQGHNLPPARFEAVAAKLAGFTGLSAAYIKDSNLRIAPTRFRKEFARGERLILGRYDTRFEGSDVDAAGENPGYDPSSTGITGAYVTSFRNYLDQQLKYTSDLDYRPSGSPFLGTWDRTHRAPGAGGGPVGPNAAMRDAYVAGDLADAMRKNPYLKVLSANGLFDLATPFFQTELDLAQMDLEKKLVPNVEFSYYPAGHMIYLNVDALKQFKSDLASWYQRTLSRGK; translated from the coding sequence ATGTCCAGACAGTACCTGCCCACCACGGCCACTCCGTGGATCACCTCGGGCCTCCTCCTCACCCTGCTCCTGAATCCCGCCTTCGCTCAGGAACGCACCACCCGCGCCCAGGCGCAACCTGGAACCTCCACCTCCGAGCCGGCCACGGCCCCCATCCCGAAAGAGACCTCCTCCGTCACCCGGCACCAGCTCGACCTCGGGGGCAAGACCCTCAAATACACCGCTACCGCCGGAACCCTTCACATCCCCGGCGCGGACGAAACACCTTACGGCTCCATCTTCTTCGTCGCCTACACCCTCGACGACGCCGAACCCGCCCGCCGGCCCGTCACCTTCCTCTATAACGGCGGCCCCGGCTCCGCCTCCATCTGGCTCCACATGGGCTCCGTCGGCCCTGTCCGCGTCATCACGGCCAGCCCGGAAGCCACCGGCGCCGGACCCTACGACGTCGTCCCCAACGAATACAGCCTCCTCGACCACACCGACCTCGTCTTCATCGACGCACCCCTCAGCGGCTACTCCCGCGCCGTCGGCAAAGGCGCCGCCAAGGACTTCGCCGGAGTCGACCAGGACGTCACCGCCTTCAACAAGTTCATCAAGCGCTGGATCTCCGTCAACCATCGCTGGAACTCGCCCCACTTCCTGTTCGGCGAAAGCTACGGCACCACGCGCTCGGCCGCCCTGGTGAACTCCCTCGAAAACGACGGCGTCTCCGTCAATGGCGTCATCCTCCTCTCCAGCGTCCTCAACTACTTCAACCGCTCGCCCGGCATTCTCAACCAGTACATCGGCAACCTGCCCACTTACGCCGCCACCGCCTGGTACTTCAAGAAGGTTCCGCACAAAGGCACGGAAAAGGACTTCATCGAGGCCGCTCGCGTCTTTGCGCGCGGGGAATACGCCGAGGCTCTCGCCCAGGGACACAACCTGCCGCCCGCCCGCTTTGAGGCCGTCGCCGCCAAACTCGCCGGCTTCACCGGCCTGAGCGCCGCCTACATCAAGGACTCCAACCTTCGCATCGCGCCCACCCGCTTCCGCAAGGAATTCGCCCGGGGCGAACGCCTGATCCTCGGCCGCTACGACACCCGCTTCGAAGGCTCCGACGTCGACGCCGCCGGCGAAAACCCGGGCTACGACCCGTCCAGCACCGGCATCACCGGAGCCTACGTCACTTCCTTCCGCAACTACCTCGACCAGCAGCTCAAGTACACCTCTGACCTCGACTACCGCCCCAGCGGCAGCCCCTTCCTCGGCACCTGGGACCGCACCCACCGCGCACCCGGCGCAGGCGGCGGACCCGTGGGCCCCAACGCGGCCATGCGCGACGCCTACGTCGCCGGCGACCTCGCCGACGCCATGCGTAAGAACCCTTACCTGAAGGTCTTATCCGCCAATGGCCTGTTCGATCTCGCGACCCCGTTCTTCCAGACCGAACTCGACCTCGCCCAGATGGATCTCGAGAAGAAACTCGTCCCCAACGTCGAGTTCAGCTACTATCCCGCCGGCCACATGATCTACCTGAATGTCGACGCGCTCAAGCAGTTCAAGAGCGACCTCGCCTCCTGGTACCAACGCACCCTCAGCCGCGGCAAGTAA
- a CDS encoding sigma 54-interacting transcriptional regulator yields MKPHLHIEPAGSLQSRPEPQAVLSPWLVENGLRELQSLFRAVVFHPSSPILIADDDRNYQEASVGAGKLFGLQRENIIGRRLDDFLAPSVSSLLQERWQQFLKDGDQVGTLQLLRPDGSSYDVEYRARGNVLPVRHLLLLKDKLPSSGGAASAEEMPNWVQDYALCLLDADGHIVAWYGGAERMYGYRSEEVLGAGLAFFYPADDRQLVRMERKLLRAAREGHAASEAWHCRKDGSQFWANSVTMALRDEAGILQGYARVVRDFTDRHERDEALDIRRAELRTEADQSTIAGVASGEFERIAEMNDPLLEMLGYTREDLLAGRIVWASLTPKEYAAADEFAHEEGLRFGASSPFEKELLRKDGTRVSVRVATAVLKLSPFRWISFVTDLRSEPGAQVSLDSLVEKPQHNFPEIVGSSRVLKRVLAQVELVAPTDATVLVLGETGTGKEMIALALHRLSPRRNFPFVSVNCAAIPTGLLESELFGYEKGAFTGALQQKIGRFEMAHRGTLFLDEVGDIPLELQPKLLRALQEKCFERLGSTRTTPIDIRLVAATNQNLTQMVGDKLFRSDLYYRLKVFPVTLPALRERPEDIPLLARHFTKKYAERMGRRIDLISSATLAAMVDWPWPGNIRELENFIEKSVILSRGTSLRAPLAELRATTPLQTGSALEDVERDHIVRILRESGGVISVAARRLRIPRTTLNALMKRLHVSRTGL; encoded by the coding sequence ATGAAGCCCCATCTACACATAGAACCTGCCGGATCCCTGCAGTCCCGGCCCGAGCCGCAGGCTGTCCTGTCTCCCTGGCTCGTCGAAAACGGCCTGAGAGAACTCCAGTCGCTCTTCCGTGCCGTCGTCTTCCACCCGTCTTCGCCCATCCTGATTGCCGATGATGATCGCAATTATCAGGAAGCCAGTGTGGGCGCGGGCAAGCTTTTCGGGCTGCAGCGGGAAAACATCATTGGCCGCCGTCTCGACGACTTCCTGGCGCCCTCGGTCTCCTCACTCCTGCAGGAGCGCTGGCAGCAGTTCCTCAAGGATGGCGACCAGGTGGGCACCCTGCAACTGCTGCGCCCGGACGGAAGCTCATACGATGTTGAATACCGCGCCCGCGGCAACGTACTCCCGGTCCGTCATCTGCTGCTGCTGAAAGACAAGCTCCCGTCATCCGGAGGAGCTGCCAGCGCCGAGGAGATGCCCAACTGGGTGCAGGACTACGCCCTGTGCCTTCTCGACGCCGATGGCCACATCGTTGCCTGGTACGGCGGCGCAGAGCGGATGTACGGCTACAGGTCAGAGGAAGTCCTTGGAGCCGGCCTTGCGTTCTTCTATCCGGCCGACGACAGGCAGCTCGTCCGAATGGAGCGCAAACTGCTGCGCGCGGCCCGGGAAGGCCACGCTGCCAGTGAAGCCTGGCACTGCCGAAAGGACGGCTCCCAATTCTGGGCGAACTCCGTCACCATGGCACTCCGTGACGAAGCGGGTATCCTTCAGGGTTATGCCCGCGTGGTGCGTGACTTCACTGACCGGCATGAGCGCGATGAGGCACTCGATATCCGGCGCGCCGAGCTTCGGACCGAGGCCGACCAGTCCACCATTGCGGGCGTCGCCTCCGGCGAGTTCGAACGGATTGCCGAGATGAATGACCCGCTGCTCGAGATGCTCGGCTATACGCGCGAAGATCTCCTGGCCGGGCGCATCGTTTGGGCCTCCCTGACGCCGAAGGAGTACGCCGCCGCCGACGAGTTCGCCCACGAAGAGGGTTTGCGCTTTGGCGCCTCCAGTCCGTTTGAGAAGGAGCTGCTCCGCAAGGACGGCACTCGCGTGAGCGTGCGTGTGGCTACGGCGGTTCTCAAGCTGTCTCCGTTCCGCTGGATCAGCTTCGTGACGGATCTGCGGTCGGAACCCGGCGCGCAGGTTTCGCTGGATTCCCTGGTCGAGAAGCCGCAACACAACTTCCCGGAGATTGTGGGGTCCAGCCGCGTCCTGAAGAGAGTTCTCGCCCAGGTCGAGCTCGTCGCACCCACGGATGCGACTGTGCTGGTGCTGGGGGAAACCGGCACCGGCAAGGAGATGATCGCGCTCGCGCTGCACCGGCTGAGTCCCCGCCGCAATTTCCCTTTCGTCAGCGTGAACTGCGCCGCCATTCCGACCGGCCTGCTGGAAAGTGAACTGTTCGGCTATGAGAAGGGCGCCTTTACGGGCGCCCTGCAGCAGAAGATCGGCCGCTTTGAGATGGCGCACCGGGGGACGTTGTTTCTCGACGAGGTCGGGGACATTCCTCTCGAACTGCAGCCCAAGCTGCTGCGCGCGCTGCAGGAGAAGTGTTTTGAGCGTCTTGGGAGCACGCGTACGACTCCCATTGATATTCGACTTGTCGCCGCCACGAACCAGAACCTTACCCAGATGGTGGGCGATAAGCTCTTCCGCAGCGACCTTTATTACCGCCTGAAGGTGTTCCCGGTGACGCTGCCGGCGCTTCGTGAGAGGCCGGAAGACATCCCTCTGCTCGCGCGCCATTTCACGAAGAAGTACGCGGAAAGAATGGGCCGCCGGATCGATCTCATTTCTTCGGCGACCCTGGCGGCCATGGTCGATTGGCCGTGGCCCGGCAACATTCGGGAACTCGAGAACTTTATCGAGAAGTCCGTCATCCTGTCCCGCGGCACCAGTCTGCGCGCACCCCTGGCCGAACTGCGCGCCACGACGCCGCTTCAGACCGGCTCCGCCCTGGAAGACGTGGAACGCGACCACATTGTCCGCATCCTGCGGGAGAGCGGCGGTGTCATCAGTGTGGCTGCCCGCCGGCTGCGCATCCCCCGCACGACCCTCAACGCCCTCATGAAAAGGCTGCATGTCTCCCGCACGGGTCTGTAG
- a CDS encoding pyrroloquinoline quinone-dependent dehydrogenase — protein sequence MPRRSLLRFSLRFPPIQAAIRVMAMVWVLAGLAPAAELPAGAGQAETVKLCGKCHSLEQAVSLRQGRPAWKETLSKMVNLGAQGSDEELTAVLGYLVKFYGAAPGGPTAGVSEVAATDAAVAGTAAARPPVREGRAVGRLPSDGAAVDPEKEWRTYGHDPGAMRFSPLTQITAENAGRLKIAWIYHMKPEGFTGSATPPARRNPAGPVGDEPEPGGRPARVQFGSGFRPSEVTPLVIHGIMYVATPYGRVAAVDPVNGQELWSYALPAGNPSTRGLEYWGGEGRTPAQVVFGSSDGKLFSVDAKTGKPNPAFGDNGVVNLNTAEIMHGLPGRNGLTSPPIVYKNLVITGGTTQENPPHGPAGDVRAWDLRTGKLVWTFHSIPQAGEKYNDTWAGDSWKNRSGVNVWGFLTVDAQRGIVYMPFGAPSVDQYGGDRAGDNLFGTSLVAADANTGKYLWHFQVVHHDIWDADMTAAPALIEVKHGGKTIPAVVAMNKSGMVFLLNRVTGKPIYGVEERPVPPSEVPLERVSKTQPFPLKPPPLVRMTFRKDEVATVTPELEKACRAMLEGMAVGGPYLPATYNRLRVQFPGNHGGVNWGGVSFSPELGYLFANLNEVGQVSGLRDHDGKSGPAMANGQGNRVDPDGPYEGFPGGGRFSVKGPGLQQLPCQQPPWGELAAVDVNTGRIAWKVPLGVTDSLPEGKRETGRPGNGGTIVTAGGVVFVGATDDARFRAFDAKTGKEVWTVKLPGAAEATPMTYEGRDGRQYVVIAATGGGFFNNPVTGDGLVAFALDGRE from the coding sequence ATGCCGCGACGCTCACTGCTCCGATTCTCTCTCCGTTTTCCGCCGATCCAGGCGGCGATCCGTGTGATGGCGATGGTTTGGGTGTTGGCGGGGTTGGCTCCGGCGGCGGAACTACCGGCCGGGGCGGGGCAGGCCGAGACGGTGAAGTTGTGCGGGAAGTGCCATTCGCTGGAGCAGGCAGTTTCGCTGCGGCAGGGCCGGCCGGCGTGGAAAGAGACGCTCTCGAAGATGGTCAACCTGGGGGCGCAGGGTAGCGACGAAGAGCTTACCGCGGTGCTGGGGTACCTGGTTAAGTTCTATGGAGCCGCGCCAGGTGGCCCGACGGCGGGCGTTTCGGAAGTGGCGGCAACGGACGCCGCGGTGGCTGGGACGGCGGCTGCGCGGCCTCCGGTGCGAGAGGGACGCGCAGTGGGCCGACTGCCTTCGGATGGCGCGGCCGTGGATCCGGAGAAGGAGTGGCGTACGTATGGCCATGATCCCGGCGCGATGCGATTTTCGCCGCTGACGCAGATTACGGCGGAGAATGCGGGCCGGCTGAAGATCGCCTGGATTTACCACATGAAGCCGGAGGGTTTCACCGGAAGCGCTACGCCGCCCGCCCGGCGGAATCCGGCTGGCCCGGTGGGGGATGAGCCGGAGCCTGGTGGGCGGCCTGCCCGGGTCCAGTTCGGCTCCGGCTTCCGGCCGAGCGAGGTGACGCCGCTGGTGATCCACGGCATTATGTATGTCGCCACGCCTTACGGGCGAGTGGCGGCGGTGGATCCGGTGAACGGCCAGGAGCTGTGGTCGTATGCGCTGCCGGCGGGCAACCCGTCGACGCGCGGCCTGGAGTACTGGGGCGGCGAGGGGCGGACGCCGGCACAGGTCGTGTTTGGTTCCAGCGACGGGAAGCTGTTCTCGGTGGATGCGAAGACGGGCAAGCCCAATCCGGCTTTTGGGGATAACGGCGTGGTGAACCTGAATACGGCGGAGATCATGCACGGGCTGCCGGGCCGCAATGGGCTGACGTCACCGCCGATTGTCTACAAGAATCTGGTGATCACGGGCGGGACGACGCAGGAGAATCCGCCGCACGGCCCGGCGGGCGATGTGCGCGCCTGGGATCTGCGGACGGGCAAGCTGGTTTGGACGTTCCACTCGATCCCGCAGGCGGGGGAGAAGTACAACGACACGTGGGCCGGCGACAGTTGGAAGAACCGGTCGGGGGTGAACGTGTGGGGGTTCCTGACGGTGGATGCGCAGCGCGGCATTGTGTACATGCCGTTTGGCGCGCCCTCGGTGGACCAGTATGGGGGCGACCGGGCGGGCGACAACCTGTTCGGCACCAGCCTGGTGGCGGCCGATGCCAACACCGGAAAGTACCTGTGGCACTTCCAGGTGGTCCATCACGACATCTGGGATGCGGACATGACCGCGGCTCCGGCTTTGATCGAGGTGAAACACGGCGGCAAGACGATTCCGGCCGTGGTGGCGATGAATAAGAGCGGGATGGTGTTCCTGCTGAACCGCGTCACGGGCAAACCGATTTATGGGGTGGAAGAGAGGCCGGTGCCGCCGAGCGAAGTGCCGTTGGAGCGCGTATCGAAGACGCAGCCTTTTCCGCTGAAGCCGCCGCCGCTGGTGCGGATGACCTTTCGCAAGGACGAAGTGGCGACGGTGACTCCGGAGTTGGAGAAGGCGTGCCGGGCGATGCTGGAAGGCATGGCGGTGGGCGGGCCTTATCTGCCTGCGACGTACAACCGGCTGCGCGTGCAGTTCCCAGGAAACCATGGCGGAGTGAATTGGGGCGGAGTCTCCTTTAGTCCCGAGTTGGGTTACCTGTTCGCGAATCTCAATGAAGTGGGGCAGGTATCCGGGCTGCGCGACCACGATGGGAAGAGCGGTCCGGCGATGGCGAACGGGCAGGGCAACCGGGTGGATCCGGATGGGCCGTATGAGGGGTTCCCGGGAGGTGGCCGTTTCAGCGTGAAGGGTCCGGGTTTGCAACAACTGCCGTGCCAGCAGCCGCCGTGGGGCGAACTGGCGGCGGTGGACGTGAATACCGGGCGGATTGCCTGGAAGGTCCCGCTGGGTGTGACGGACAGCCTGCCTGAAGGGAAGCGCGAGACGGGCCGGCCGGGGAATGGGGGCACGATTGTGACGGCGGGCGGCGTGGTGTTTGTGGGGGCTACGGATGATGCCCGGTTTCGCGCGTTCGATGCGAAGACCGGGAAGGAAGTGTGGACGGTGAAGCTGCCGGGGGCAGCCGAGGCTACGCCGATGACGTATGAGGGCCGGGACGGGCGGCAGTATGTGGTGATCGCCGCGACCGGCGGAGGGTTCTTCAATAATCCGGTGACGGGGGACGGGCTGGTGGCGTTCGCGCTGGATGGGCGGGAGTAG
- a CDS encoding YciI family protein, translating into MILPLCAELFAQTPPVRQFLLQIEPVRADFALSNVTAEEMPVLQAHAAYLRELLASGKLVSAGQAFQPKRLFGLIVVEAPDAAAAQQILDADPAVKNKVFRGEVIPYRTVVQRQPAAPTAN; encoded by the coding sequence TTGATCCTCCCCCTCTGCGCGGAGCTGTTTGCGCAGACACCACCGGTGCGCCAGTTCCTGCTGCAGATTGAACCGGTGCGCGCGGACTTTGCGCTCAGCAATGTGACCGCCGAAGAGATGCCTGTTCTCCAGGCCCACGCTGCCTACCTCCGGGAGTTGCTGGCCTCCGGCAAACTGGTCTCGGCCGGGCAAGCCTTCCAGCCCAAGCGGCTCTTCGGCCTCATTGTGGTGGAAGCCCCGGACGCCGCCGCGGCCCAGCAGATTCTCGATGCCGACCCGGCTGTCAAGAACAAGGTCTTCCGTGGCGAGGTGATCCCCTACCGCACGGTGGTCCAACGCCAGCCCGCCGCGCCAACGGCCAACTGA
- a CDS encoding MOSC and FAD-binding oxidoreductase domain-containing protein, which produces MGTLVSVNVGLPRDIEWKEQTVRTAIWKQPVQGRIAVGRLNLAGDGQGDLAGHGGEHRAVMVYQLDSYRYWEAHLGRHAFPYGQFGENFTISGLPDHEVCIGDQYRIGSALFEVTQPRVTCYRVGIRLEEPAMAALLVSHHRPGFYFRVLREGDVGAGDEIVKVADGPERMTVAELDALLYLPNPSRDQLERALRIPALSAGWKGSFQALLQPNSSQGGNPGLKASAGPPPAWPGFRPMRVVRLDRETANVVSIALQPPDGTSLPPALPGQYLVLRLRTTTGGALLLRNYSMSGTPGGGAYRISVKREAHGVVSSYLHEHLRAGDLLEVSAPRGGFTLASGGGPVVFLSAGIGATPVLAMLHSLSSQASGREVWWIYGARNAAEHPFAKESRELLHTLGNARTHVVYSRPGSEDKPGSDYDSVGHVDTQLLNSLGVPREADFYLCGPPVFMNQLTQGLQTWAVDPARVHTESFGPEQSITPGIAPSPQLPPLPPEGKPGTGPSISFVRSGLTVPWDSRFSSLLELAEACSVPVQWSCRTGVCHTCECPLIGGSVQYQPDPLQPPAPGDVLICCSTPLANIEIDL; this is translated from the coding sequence ATGGGAACACTGGTATCGGTCAATGTCGGGCTTCCGCGTGACATCGAGTGGAAAGAGCAAACGGTCCGCACCGCCATCTGGAAGCAGCCGGTACAGGGCAGGATCGCGGTCGGCCGCCTGAATCTGGCAGGCGATGGGCAAGGCGATCTCGCGGGGCATGGGGGCGAACACCGCGCCGTCATGGTCTATCAATTGGACTCTTACCGTTACTGGGAAGCCCACCTCGGCCGCCATGCTTTCCCCTACGGCCAATTTGGAGAGAACTTCACAATCTCCGGCTTGCCCGATCACGAGGTCTGCATCGGCGATCAGTACCGCATCGGCAGCGCGCTGTTCGAGGTCACCCAACCCCGCGTCACCTGCTATCGCGTGGGCATCCGATTGGAGGAACCGGCAATGGCGGCTCTACTCGTCTCCCATCACCGGCCCGGCTTCTACTTTCGCGTCCTGAGGGAAGGCGACGTGGGCGCCGGCGATGAAATCGTGAAGGTGGCGGACGGCCCGGAACGCATGACGGTGGCCGAACTGGACGCGCTGCTCTACCTGCCCAACCCCTCGCGAGACCAACTCGAACGCGCATTGCGCATCCCCGCGCTCAGTGCCGGCTGGAAGGGCTCCTTCCAGGCTCTCCTCCAACCGAACAGTTCGCAGGGCGGCAATCCAGGTCTCAAGGCGTCAGCCGGCCCCCCGCCGGCGTGGCCCGGCTTTCGACCCATGCGCGTCGTCCGTCTGGATCGCGAGACCGCGAATGTCGTCTCGATCGCCCTCCAGCCTCCGGACGGGACATCCTTGCCCCCAGCCCTGCCCGGCCAGTACCTCGTGCTGCGCCTGCGCACCACGACCGGCGGCGCGTTGCTGCTTCGAAATTACTCGATGTCGGGCACACCGGGCGGCGGCGCATACCGCATCAGCGTCAAACGCGAAGCCCACGGCGTCGTCAGCTCCTATCTTCACGAGCACCTGCGCGCCGGCGACCTCCTGGAAGTGAGTGCCCCTCGCGGTGGCTTTACTCTGGCCTCGGGCGGCGGACCCGTCGTCTTCCTGAGCGCCGGCATCGGCGCGACGCCCGTTCTCGCGATGCTCCACTCGTTGTCGTCACAAGCGTCCGGCCGCGAAGTGTGGTGGATCTACGGAGCCCGCAACGCGGCCGAGCATCCCTTTGCGAAGGAGTCGCGTGAACTCCTGCACACGCTCGGGAACGCCCGAACGCATGTTGTCTACAGCCGGCCGGGTTCGGAAGACAAGCCGGGTTCGGATTACGACTCCGTCGGACACGTGGACACGCAACTGCTCAATTCCCTGGGCGTTCCTCGCGAGGCCGATTTCTACTTGTGCGGCCCGCCGGTATTCATGAACCAACTGACACAGGGCCTGCAAACATGGGCTGTGGACCCCGCCCGAGTTCATACGGAGTCCTTTGGTCCCGAACAATCCATCACGCCGGGCATCGCGCCATCGCCCCAGTTGCCGCCCCTCCCTCCTGAGGGAAAACCAGGCACCGGCCCGTCCATCTCGTTTGTCCGCAGCGGCCTGACTGTTCCCTGGGACTCGCGGTTCTCCAGCCTGCTGGAACTGGCCGAAGCTTGCAGCGTGCCCGTCCAGTGGTCCTGCCGCACAGGGGTTTGCCACACGTGCGAATGCCCGCTGATCGGAGGCAGTGTCCAGTATCAACCGGATCCGTTGCAGCCCCCAGCGCCTGGCGACGTTCTTATCTGTTGTTCAACACCGTTGGCCAACATTGAAATCGACCTTTGA
- the wrbA gene encoding NAD(P)H:quinone oxidoreductase, with protein sequence MSKVLVLYYSSYGHIEQMAEAVAEGARETGAEVDIRRVPETVPEEVAKANHFKLDQKAPIATIDELANYDAIVVGVGTRFGRMASQMTSFLDQAGKLWMSGALNGKVGGAFSSSATQHGGQETTLFSIIANLLHFGLIIVGLDYGYAGQMGVEEVMGGAPYGATTIAGGDGSRQPSERELNGARYQGRRVAEVANKLKG encoded by the coding sequence ATGAGCAAAGTCCTTGTTCTCTACTATTCCAGCTACGGCCACATCGAGCAGATGGCTGAGGCAGTAGCAGAAGGAGCCCGTGAGACTGGTGCGGAGGTCGACATCCGGCGGGTGCCTGAGACGGTGCCCGAGGAGGTGGCCAAAGCCAACCACTTCAAGCTGGACCAGAAGGCTCCGATTGCCACGATCGACGAACTGGCCAACTACGATGCCATCGTCGTCGGCGTGGGCACGCGATTTGGACGCATGGCTTCGCAGATGACGAGCTTTCTCGACCAGGCCGGGAAGCTGTGGATGAGCGGCGCGCTGAATGGGAAGGTCGGCGGGGCTTTCAGTTCCTCCGCCACGCAGCATGGCGGGCAGGAGACGACCTTGTTCTCGATCATCGCCAACCTGCTCCACTTTGGACTGATCATTGTGGGCTTGGATTATGGCTACGCGGGGCAGATGGGGGTTGAGGAGGTGATGGGCGGCGCGCCGTATGGGGCGACCACCATTGCCGGCGGGGACGGTTCGCGGCAGCCTTCGGAACGCGAGTTGAATGGTGCGCGCTACCAGGGGCGCAGGGTTGCGGAAGTTGCGAACAAGCTGAAGGGGTAA
- a CDS encoding leucine-rich repeat domain-containing protein, with amino-acid sequence MSDLARQLIAKNKQSRATFLDLGNCGLSEVPAEIADLVWLESVSFASEWLDVDGRRWDWRHTENGGAKNELLIEIGPLARLTALRSLFVSETQVSDLGALSGLTGLQALYISNSQVRDLGALSGLTGLQTLDISNTQVSDLGALSGLTGLQELYVSNTQVSDLGALSGLTGLQTLNVSNTRVRDLGALAGLTGLQTLYASITQVSDLGALSGLTGLQTLYVSNTQVSDLRGAVWG; translated from the coding sequence ATGTCTGACCTTGCGCGGCAGCTCATCGCAAAGAACAAACAATCCAGGGCCACTTTTCTCGATCTGGGCAATTGCGGGCTCTCCGAGGTCCCTGCGGAGATTGCCGACCTGGTCTGGCTGGAATCCGTGTCGTTCGCGAGCGAATGGTTGGATGTCGATGGTCGGAGGTGGGACTGGCGGCATACCGAGAACGGCGGCGCCAAGAATGAACTATTGATCGAGATTGGACCTCTCGCTCGATTGACTGCCCTGCGGTCGTTATTTGTCTCCGAGACGCAGGTGAGCGACCTTGGGGCGCTGTCTGGGCTGACTGGCCTGCAGGCGCTGTACATCTCAAATTCCCAAGTGAGAGACCTTGGGGCGCTGTCCGGGCTGACTGGCTTGCAGACGCTGGATATCTCAAACACGCAAGTGAGCGATCTTGGGGCGCTGTCTGGCCTGACTGGCCTGCAGGAGCTGTATGTCTCAAATACCCAAGTGAGCGACCTTGGGGCGCTGTCTGGGCTGACTGGCCTGCAGACGCTGAATGTCTCTAATACGCGAGTGAGAGATCTTGGGGCACTGGCTGGGCTGACTGGCCTGCAGACACTGTATGCCTCAATTACGCAAGTGAGCGACCTTGGGGCGCTGTCTGGCCTGACTGGCCTGCAGACGCTGTATGTCTCAAATACCCAAGTGAGCGACCTGAGGGGCGCTGTCTGGGGCTGA
- a CDS encoding DUF523 domain-containing protein, whose translation MIRVLISACLLGEPVRFDGGDKRVEDEILARWQAEGRLVPICPELAGGLGVPRPPAEIQGEGGGLAVLQGSARVEDPMGRDITALFVEGARRALALAREQGARVAVLTDRSPSCGSTTIHDGRFGSGMRPGQMGVTAALLRSEGLAVFPQHALLEAERAVRELEERPS comes from the coding sequence ATGATTCGAGTCCTAATCAGTGCGTGCCTTCTGGGGGAGCCGGTTCGGTTTGACGGCGGCGACAAACGGGTGGAAGACGAAATTCTCGCCCGGTGGCAGGCCGAGGGGCGGCTGGTCCCCATCTGTCCCGAACTAGCGGGCGGCTTAGGTGTCCCGAGGCCGCCGGCGGAGATCCAGGGTGAGGGGGGCGGGTTGGCGGTGCTACAGGGATCGGCGCGCGTGGAGGATCCCATGGGCCGGGATATCACAGCACTCTTCGTCGAGGGAGCCCGCCGGGCTTTGGCGCTCGCCCGGGAACAAGGAGCACGGGTCGCCGTATTGACCGACCGCAGCCCCTCTTGCGGCAGCACAACCATCCACGACGGAAGGTTCGGCAGCGGCATGCGGCCGGGTCAGATGGGCGTAACCGCGGCCCTACTCCGGTCGGAAGGCCTGGCAGTCTTCCCGCAGCACGCACTGCTGGAAGCGGAGCGCGCGGTGCGGGAATTGGAAGAACGGCCCTCATGA